One Oenanthe melanoleuca isolate GR-GAL-2019-014 chromosome 3, OMel1.0, whole genome shotgun sequence DNA segment encodes these proteins:
- the LOC130250522 gene encoding acrosin-like gives MNGLGLLILLTVPGLAHSIQYPCGGSCGLRAPIPAYTPITYSYGNVAYDYGSTRIVGGASAMEASWPWMVSIQHPWAPGQKHWCGGSLISADWVLTAAHCFDKIENISMVYVVIGATQLSQPGPGAVARNVKKVVIHRYYKRVDYRYDIALMELEQPVQCSQYIQLACVADPTLRLSELNNCWIAGWGATTARSQDEGDRLKEAKVRLIDVKLCNSSDWYAGEIHPYNLCAGYPEGNIDSCKGDSGGPLMCQDKNADFWWVIGLTSFGSGCARAKRPGVYISTQFFYDWIDYNMRTQAVESVY, from the exons ATGAATGGGCTCGGCCTCCTCATCCTGCTCACCGtgcctgggctggcacacagcatACAGTACCCCTGTGG agggagctgtgggCTCCGAGCTCCAATACCTGCCTACACCCCCATTACTTATTCCTATGGCAACGTGGCTTATGACTACGGCTCGACACGCATCGTGGGCGGCGCAAGTGCCATGGAAGCATCCTGGCCCTGGATGGTCAGCATCCAGCACCCCTGGGCACCAGGCCAGAAGCATTGGTGTGGAGGGTCTCTCATTAGTGCAGACTGGGTACTCACAGCAGCACATTGCTTCGACAAGATCGA GAACATCAGCATGGTGTATGTGGTGATTGGAGCCACTCAGTTGTCTCAGCCAGGCCCTGGGGCTGTAGCACGCAATGTCAAGAAGGTGGTGATACACCGGTACTACAAGCGTGTCGACTATAGATACGATATTGCCCTGATGGAATTGGAGCAACCTGTACAGTGCAGCCAATACATCCAGCTGGCCTGTGTGGCTGACCCCACCCTAAGACTCTCAGAGCTCAACAATTGCTGGATTGCTGGATGGGGTGCAACTACTGCAAGAT CTCAAGATGAAGGTGATCGCCTCAAGGAGGCCAAGGTCCGGCTCATCGATGTCAAGCTCTGCAACAGCAGTGACTGGTATGCAGGGGAAATCCACCCCTACAACTTGTGTGCTGGTTACCCAGAGGGCAACATCGACTCCTGCAAG ggtgacagCGGTGGTCCTCTCATGTGCCAGGACAAGAATGCTGACTTCTGGTGGGTCATTGGACTAACCAGCTTTGGatcaggctgtgccagggcaaaGCGGCCTGGAGTCTACATCTCCACTCAGTTCTTCTATGACTGGATTGATTACAACATGCGTACACAAGCAGTTGAAAGTGTTTATTGA